The Mycolicibacterium doricum genome includes a region encoding these proteins:
- the greA gene encoding transcription elongation factor GreA, with protein sequence MTDTQVTWLTQESYDRLKAELDQLIANRPVIAAEINDRREEGDLRENGGYHAAREQQGQEEARIRQLQELLNNAKVGEAPEQSGVALPGSVVKVYYDGDENDTETFLIGTREQAVNDGKLEVYSPASPLGAALIDAKVGETRTYTVPSGSTVEVTLVSAEPYHS encoded by the coding sequence ATGACTGACACTCAGGTCACGTGGTTGACCCAGGAGTCATACGACCGGCTGAAGGCGGAGCTGGACCAGCTGATTGCCAACCGCCCCGTCATCGCCGCCGAGATCAACGACCGTCGCGAGGAGGGCGACCTCCGCGAGAACGGCGGTTACCACGCCGCCCGAGAGCAGCAGGGCCAGGAAGAGGCGCGCATCCGTCAGCTGCAGGAGCTGCTCAACAACGCCAAGGTCGGCGAGGCACCCGAGCAGTCGGGCGTCGCGCTGCCCGGGTCCGTGGTGAAGGTCTATTACGACGGTGACGAGAACGACACCGAGACATTCCTGATCGGCACCCGTGAGCAGGCCGTCAACGACGGCAAGCTCGAGGTGTACTCCCCCGCGTCGCCGCTCGGCGCCGCGCTGATCGACGCCAAGGTGGGCGAGACGCGCACCTACACCGTCCCCAGCGGCAGCACCGTCGAAGTCACCCTCGTCAGCGCGGAGCCGTACCACTCCTGA
- a CDS encoding cystathionine gamma-synthase, with protein sequence MTEQRNAHGLATKAIHAGYAPDPRTGAVNTPIYASSTFAQDGVGGLRGGFEYARTGNPTRQSLESALAAVEEAAYGRAFASGMAATDCALRAVLRPGDHLVIPDDAYGGTFRLIDKVFSQWGVTYTAVALSDLDAVGAAITPQTRMVWVETPTNPLLSIADISDIAGIASGAGLKVLVDNTFASPALQQPLTLGADIVLHSTTKYIGGHSDVVGGALLTNDEELDSAFAFLQNGSGAVPGPFDAYLTLRGLKTLVVRMQRHSENAAAVAEFLDSHPAIESVRYPGLPSHPGHEVAAKQMAGFGGMVSVRLRGGPQAARDFCSRTRLFILAESLGGVESLIEHPGAMTHASTAGSQLEVPEDLVRLSVGIEDRADLIADLEQALG encoded by the coding sequence ATGACCGAACAGCGCAACGCCCACGGACTGGCGACCAAAGCGATCCACGCCGGGTACGCCCCCGACCCTCGCACCGGTGCGGTGAACACGCCCATCTACGCCAGCTCCACCTTCGCCCAGGACGGCGTCGGCGGCCTACGAGGTGGCTTCGAGTACGCCCGCACCGGCAACCCGACGCGCCAATCACTCGAGTCGGCGTTGGCGGCAGTGGAGGAAGCAGCCTACGGCCGCGCCTTCGCCTCCGGGATGGCCGCCACCGACTGTGCGCTGCGCGCCGTCCTGCGTCCGGGCGACCACCTGGTCATACCCGACGACGCCTACGGCGGAACCTTCCGGCTGATCGACAAGGTGTTCTCCCAGTGGGGCGTCACCTACACCGCGGTGGCGCTGTCAGACCTCGACGCGGTGGGCGCGGCGATCACGCCGCAGACCCGCATGGTGTGGGTGGAGACGCCGACCAACCCGTTGCTGTCGATCGCCGACATCTCCGACATCGCCGGCATCGCGTCCGGCGCGGGCCTCAAAGTCTTGGTGGACAACACTTTCGCCTCACCGGCGTTGCAGCAGCCGTTGACACTCGGCGCTGACATCGTGCTGCACTCCACCACGAAGTACATCGGCGGACACTCCGACGTCGTCGGTGGCGCACTGCTGACCAACGACGAGGAACTCGACTCGGCGTTCGCGTTCCTCCAGAATGGGTCGGGCGCCGTCCCCGGCCCGTTCGACGCATACCTCACCCTGCGCGGACTCAAGACGCTGGTGGTGCGAATGCAGCGGCACAGCGAGAACGCCGCGGCGGTCGCCGAATTCCTCGACTCCCACCCGGCGATCGAATCGGTGCGCTATCCCGGTCTGCCCAGCCACCCCGGACACGAGGTGGCCGCCAAGCAGATGGCCGGATTCGGCGGCATGGTGTCGGTGCGGTTGCGCGGCGGCCCCCAGGCTGCGCGGGACTTCTGCTCGCGCACAAGGCTTTTCATTCTCGCCGAATCGCTCGGCGGGGTGGAGTCGCTGATCGAGCACCCGGGGGCGATGACGCATGCTTCCACCGCCGGTTCGCAGCTGGAGGTGCCCGAGGATCTGGTGCGGTTGTCCGTCGGCATCGAGGATCGTGCCGACCTGATCGCCGACCTGGAGCAGGCGCTAGGCTAA
- the coaA gene encoding type I pantothenate kinase has protein sequence MARLSEPSPYVEFDRTEWGALRMSTPLKLTEGELKKLRGIGEKLDLLEVEEVYLPLARLIHLQVAARQRLFAATAEFLGEPQQNPDRPVPFIIGVAGSVAVGKSTTARVLQALLARWGDHARVDLVTTDGFLYPNAELARRNLMHRKSFPESYDRRALMRFVTAVKSGADYACAPVYSHLLYDIVPGEEQVIRHPDILILEGLNVLQTGPALMVSDLFDFSVYVDARLEDIEGWYISRFLAMRSTAFADPASHFHHYATLTDEQAVFAARDIWHSINRPNLIENILPTRPRATLVLRKDADHAINRLRLRKL, from the coding sequence ATGGCGCGGCTGAGCGAACCGAGCCCCTACGTCGAGTTCGACCGCACCGAGTGGGGTGCGCTGCGGATGTCGACGCCGCTGAAGCTGACCGAAGGCGAGCTGAAGAAGCTTCGGGGTATCGGCGAGAAACTCGACCTCCTCGAGGTCGAAGAGGTGTATCTGCCGTTGGCCCGACTGATCCACCTGCAGGTGGCCGCACGGCAGCGGTTGTTCGCCGCGACGGCGGAGTTCCTCGGCGAACCGCAGCAGAACCCGGACCGGCCGGTGCCGTTCATCATCGGCGTCGCGGGCAGCGTGGCCGTCGGCAAGTCCACCACTGCCCGGGTGCTGCAGGCGCTGTTGGCCCGCTGGGGCGACCACGCCCGCGTCGACCTGGTCACCACGGACGGTTTCCTCTACCCCAACGCCGAGTTGGCCCGCCGCAATCTCATGCACCGCAAGAGCTTTCCGGAAAGTTACGACCGCAGGGCGCTCATGCGGTTCGTCACCGCGGTGAAGTCTGGTGCCGACTACGCATGCGCACCGGTGTACTCGCATCTGCTCTACGACATCGTGCCCGGCGAGGAGCAGGTCATCCGTCATCCGGACATCCTCATTCTCGAGGGTCTGAACGTGTTGCAGACCGGGCCGGCGCTGATGGTCTCGGACCTGTTCGACTTCTCCGTCTATGTCGACGCCCGCCTCGAGGACATCGAGGGCTGGTACATTTCCCGGTTCCTGGCGATGCGGTCGACGGCGTTCGCCGATCCGGCGTCGCACTTCCATCACTATGCGACGCTGACCGACGAACAGGCCGTCTTCGCCGCACGCGACATCTGGCATTCGATCAACCGCCCCAACCTCATCGAGAACATCCTGCCGACCAGGCCGCGAGCGACGCTGGTGCTGCGCAAAGACGCCGACCACGCGATCAACCGCCTGCGCCTGCGCAAGCTCTAG
- the mca gene encoding mycothiol conjugate amidase Mca, translated as MSELRLMAVHAHPDDESSKGAATMAKYADAGARVMVVTLTGGERGDILNPAMDIPEVRGRMAEIRRDEMAKAAEILGVEHRWLGFVDSGLPEGDPPPRLPEGCFALAPLEESTEALVRVIREFKPHVMTTYDETGGYPHPDHIRCHGVSVAAYEAAGDYRRYPDAGEPWNVSKLYYIHGFLRDRMQLLQDEFAKHGLEGPYAKWLEHWDPDRDLFAKRVTTRVECAKYFPQRDDALRAHATQIDPNSFFFAAPMEWQERLWPTEEFELARSRVPVTLPETDLFEGVEVDR; from the coding sequence ATGAGTGAACTGCGCTTGATGGCGGTGCATGCGCACCCCGACGACGAGTCGAGCAAGGGTGCCGCCACCATGGCCAAATACGCCGACGCCGGCGCCCGGGTGATGGTGGTGACGCTCACCGGCGGTGAGCGCGGCGACATCCTGAACCCGGCGATGGACATCCCCGAGGTACGCGGGCGGATGGCCGAGATCCGGCGGGACGAGATGGCCAAGGCGGCCGAGATCCTTGGCGTCGAACACCGGTGGCTGGGGTTCGTCGACTCCGGTCTTCCCGAGGGTGATCCGCCGCCGCGGCTGCCCGAAGGCTGCTTCGCCCTGGCGCCGCTGGAGGAGTCCACCGAAGCGCTGGTGCGGGTGATACGGGAGTTCAAACCACACGTCATGACCACTTATGACGAGACGGGCGGCTATCCGCACCCCGATCACATCCGCTGCCATGGGGTGTCGGTGGCCGCCTACGAGGCGGCCGGCGATTACCGCCGGTATCCCGACGCGGGTGAGCCGTGGAACGTGTCGAAGCTGTACTACATCCACGGGTTCCTGCGGGATCGTATGCAGCTGCTGCAGGACGAGTTCGCCAAGCACGGGCTCGAAGGGCCCTACGCCAAGTGGTTGGAGCACTGGGACCCCGACCGGGACCTCTTCGCCAAGCGGGTGACCACCCGGGTGGAGTGCGCCAAGTACTTCCCGCAGCGGGACGATGCGTTGCGCGCGCACGCCACCCAGATCGACCCGAACAGCTTCTTCTTCGCGGCGCCGATGGAGTGGCAGGAACGGCTGTGGCCGACGGAGGAATTCGAACTGGCCCGCTCCCGCGTCCCGGTCACCCTGCCCGAGACCGACTTGTTCGAAGGTGTCGAGGTGGACCGATGA
- a CDS encoding (2Z,6E)-farnesyl diphosphate synthase has translation MDIIPRDLKEPAYRLYEMRLRHELMRSKSQLPRHIAVLCDGNRRWARDAGHHDVSFGYRMGAAKIAEMLRWCQAAGIEMATVYLLSTENLQRDADELTELIEIITDVVEEICAPANQWSVRTVGDLSLLGEEPARRLRDAVESARTEKTAGCLHVNVAVAYGGRQEIVDAVRALLSKKLADGASGDQLVDAVTAEAISENLYTSGQPDPDLVIRTSGEQRLSGFLLWQSAYSEMWFTEAYWPAFRRVDFLRALRDYTRRDRRYGV, from the coding sequence ATGGACATCATTCCCCGTGACCTCAAGGAGCCCGCATACCGGCTCTACGAGATGCGGTTGCGTCACGAGCTGATGCGGTCCAAATCACAACTACCGCGGCACATTGCGGTACTGTGCGACGGTAACCGCCGTTGGGCCCGTGATGCTGGTCACCACGATGTCAGTTTCGGCTACCGCATGGGCGCGGCGAAGATCGCCGAGATGCTGCGCTGGTGTCAGGCCGCCGGCATCGAGATGGCCACCGTCTATCTGCTCTCGACCGAGAACCTGCAGCGCGACGCGGACGAACTCACAGAACTCATCGAGATCATCACCGACGTCGTCGAGGAGATCTGCGCACCGGCCAACCAGTGGAGCGTTCGCACTGTCGGCGATCTCTCGCTGCTCGGTGAGGAACCCGCGCGCCGGCTGCGCGACGCCGTCGAATCGGCACGGACGGAGAAGACTGCCGGCTGCCTCCATGTCAACGTCGCGGTCGCCTACGGCGGCAGGCAGGAGATCGTCGACGCGGTGCGCGCCCTGCTCAGCAAGAAACTGGCCGACGGCGCATCCGGGGACCAGTTGGTCGACGCGGTCACCGCAGAGGCGATCTCGGAGAACCTCTACACCTCCGGCCAGCCGGACCCGGACCTGGTGATCCGGACCTCCGGTGAGCAGCGGCTGTCGGGATTCCTGCTGTGGCAGAGCGCCTATTCGGAGATGTGGTTCACCGAGGCGTACTGGCCCGCGTTCCGGCGGGTGGACTTCCTGCGCGCACTGCGCGACTACACGCGCCGGGATCGGCGGTACGGCGTCTGA
- a CDS encoding DUF2189 domain-containing protein, producing the protein MTDQPPPPPGGYPPPPPGGYPPPPPPGGYPPPPPGGYPPPPPPQGGYPPPPPQGGYPPPQGNYPPDGYPPGPQGGYPSANFGPGGYSVGDAFSWAWNKFSKNAVPLIVATLAYGVIVIAIQALTNALSAAVDPGDSTNSMSDGSGFAFSYSVDSPAGVIVAFIGWLVSLVVAAAVQSAYLGGVLDIADGREVSIGSFFRPRNIGGVIVAGLIVGVITTVGLLLCVIPGLIASIMLMFTVVSLIDRNIAPLDAVKTSFNISKAHFGNVFLAWLVMVVTVFVGALLCGVGLLVAAPVATLILVYTYRVLTGGQVAPKQQ; encoded by the coding sequence ATGACCGACCAACCGCCCCCGCCGCCCGGTGGTTACCCGCCCCCGCCGCCCGGTGGTTACCCGCCGCCCCCGCCGCCCGGTGGATACCCACCCCCGCCGCCCGGTGGTTACCCGCCGCCCCCGCCGCCGCAGGGCGGGTATCCGCCACCGCCGCCGCAGGGCGGGTATCCGCCGCCGCAGGGAAATTACCCCCCGGACGGCTATCCCCCTGGCCCCCAAGGCGGTTACCCGTCTGCCAACTTCGGGCCCGGTGGGTACAGCGTCGGCGACGCGTTCTCGTGGGCGTGGAACAAGTTCAGCAAGAACGCCGTCCCACTCATCGTCGCCACACTGGCGTACGGAGTCATCGTCATCGCGATCCAGGCGCTGACCAATGCGCTGTCGGCGGCAGTGGATCCGGGTGATTCCACCAACTCCATGTCCGATGGCAGCGGCTTCGCGTTCTCCTACAGCGTCGACAGCCCTGCCGGCGTCATCGTCGCGTTCATCGGTTGGCTGGTCTCGCTCGTGGTCGCCGCCGCGGTGCAGTCCGCATACCTCGGCGGCGTGCTCGACATCGCCGACGGTCGGGAGGTCTCGATAGGGTCCTTCTTCCGCCCACGCAACATCGGCGGCGTCATCGTCGCGGGCCTGATCGTGGGCGTCATCACCACGGTCGGCCTCTTGCTGTGCGTCATCCCCGGCCTGATCGCGAGCATCATGCTGATGTTCACGGTGGTCAGCCTCATCGACCGCAACATCGCGCCGCTCGACGCCGTCAAGACCAGTTTCAACATCAGCAAGGCGCATTTCGGAAACGTCTTCCTGGCCTGGCTGGTGATGGTCGTCACCGTGTTCGTCGGGGCACTGCTCTGCGGCGTCGGCCTGCTCGTGGCCGCCCCCGTCGCCACACTGATCCTCGTCTACACCTACCGCGTCCTCACCGGCGGTCAGGTCGCGCCGAAGCAGCAGTAG
- the trhA gene encoding PAQR family membrane homeostasis protein TrhA produces MTNRCTPIDADESRPQPDPEDFPEAVAERVASFIGRPRARGWIHVYSAVVALICGATLVSVSWAVVSTRAGIATLIYTFTIVAMFTVSGTYHRVAWRSPTARKWMKRADHSMIFVFIAGSYTPFALLALPQEKGMVLFWIVWGGAIAGVLLKMFWPSAPAWVGVPLYLLLGWVAAWFIGPIMDGAGVAAVVLLIVGGALYSIGGVLYGLKWPNPWPTTFGHHEFFHACTAIAAICHYIAMWFAVFSS; encoded by the coding sequence ATGACAAACCGGTGCACGCCGATCGACGCGGACGAGTCGCGTCCGCAGCCAGATCCGGAGGACTTCCCCGAGGCGGTCGCCGAGCGGGTGGCCAGCTTCATCGGCAGGCCGCGTGCGCGCGGCTGGATCCACGTCTACTCCGCGGTCGTCGCGCTCATCTGCGGCGCGACGCTGGTCTCCGTGTCGTGGGCGGTGGTGTCCACCCGTGCGGGTATCGCCACGCTGATCTACACGTTCACGATCGTCGCGATGTTCACCGTGAGCGGCACCTACCACCGGGTTGCCTGGCGCTCCCCGACGGCGCGCAAATGGATGAAGCGCGCCGACCACTCGATGATCTTCGTCTTCATCGCGGGCAGCTACACGCCGTTCGCCCTGCTGGCACTTCCGCAGGAGAAGGGCATGGTGCTGTTCTGGATCGTCTGGGGCGGCGCGATCGCGGGTGTGCTGCTGAAGATGTTCTGGCCGTCGGCCCCCGCGTGGGTCGGGGTGCCGCTGTACCTGCTGCTCGGCTGGGTCGCCGCGTGGTTCATCGGGCCCATCATGGACGGAGCGGGCGTCGCCGCGGTGGTGCTGCTGATCGTGGGCGGAGCGTTGTACAGCATCGGCGGGGTGCTTTACGGACTGAAGTGGCCGAACCCGTGGCCGACGACCTTCGGCCACCACGAGTTCTTCCACGCCTGCACCGCGATCGCGGCGATCTGCCACTACATCGCGATGTGGTTCGCGGTCTTCTCCAGCTAG
- a CDS encoding acyl-CoA dehydrogenase family protein, whose product MTVHIDDLLDTDAMLAPEERELRQTVRHFGEQRLRPHVGEWFEAGEVPVRELASEFGKLGLLGMHLQGYGCGGSTATAYGLVCQELEAVDSGLRSMVSVQGSLAMFAIHQHGSEEQRKQWLPAMATGDVIGCFGLTEPDFGSNPAGMRTTARRDGSDWILNGSKMWITNGSVADVAVVWARSQDSSAEGILGFVVPAGTAGFSGLEMKHKLSLRASNTSELHLDDVRLPAEAQLPEARGLAGPLACLSEARFGIVFGSVGAARDCLETTLDYVGSREVFDKPLAAYQLTQAKIADMAVELGKAQLLALHLGRLKDEGRIRPDQVSFGKLNNVREALAIARQCRTLLGANGITLEYPVLRHANNLESVLTYEGTSEVHQMVIGQALTGISAFRG is encoded by the coding sequence ATGACCGTACATATCGACGATCTGCTGGACACCGACGCGATGCTGGCCCCTGAGGAACGGGAGCTGCGTCAGACCGTGCGTCACTTCGGTGAGCAGCGCCTGCGCCCCCACGTCGGCGAGTGGTTCGAGGCGGGTGAGGTGCCGGTGCGCGAACTGGCTTCGGAGTTCGGCAAGCTGGGTCTGCTCGGCATGCACCTGCAGGGGTACGGCTGCGGTGGTTCGACGGCCACCGCGTACGGGCTGGTGTGCCAGGAACTCGAGGCGGTCGACAGCGGGCTGCGCAGCATGGTCTCGGTGCAGGGTTCGCTGGCGATGTTCGCCATCCACCAGCACGGCAGTGAGGAGCAGCGCAAGCAGTGGCTGCCCGCGATGGCCACCGGTGACGTGATCGGTTGCTTCGGTCTGACCGAACCGGACTTCGGGTCCAATCCCGCGGGGATGCGCACCACCGCACGACGCGACGGCTCGGACTGGATCCTCAACGGGTCGAAGATGTGGATCACCAACGGTTCGGTCGCCGACGTCGCGGTGGTCTGGGCGCGTAGCCAAGACAGTTCAGCGGAGGGCATCCTGGGTTTCGTCGTCCCCGCCGGCACCGCGGGATTCTCCGGCCTGGAGATGAAACACAAACTGTCCCTGCGGGCCTCGAACACCTCGGAACTCCACCTCGACGACGTCCGGCTTCCGGCCGAGGCTCAGCTTCCCGAAGCGCGTGGCCTGGCCGGGCCGCTGGCGTGTCTGTCGGAGGCCCGGTTCGGCATCGTGTTCGGCAGTGTCGGCGCGGCCCGGGACTGCCTGGAGACGACGCTGGACTACGTCGGCAGCCGCGAGGTGTTCGACAAACCGCTGGCGGCCTACCAGCTGACCCAGGCCAAGATCGCCGACATGGCCGTCGAACTGGGCAAGGCGCAATTGCTCGCGCTGCACCTCGGCCGGCTCAAGGACGAGGGCCGGATCCGTCCCGACCAGGTCAGCTTCGGCAAGCTCAACAACGTCCGCGAGGCGCTGGCGATCGCGCGTCAGTGCCGCACGCTGCTCGGCGCCAACGGGATCACGCTCGAGTATCCGGTGCTGCGGCACGCCAACAACCTGGAGTCGGTGCTGACCTACGAGGGCACCTCCGAGGTGCACCAGATGGTCATCGGGCAGGCGCTGACCGGTATCAGCGCCTTCCGTGGATGA
- a CDS encoding thioredoxin domain-containing protein — translation MSPGANELAGATSPYLRQHADNPVHWRQWTPAALAEAAERDVPILLSIGYAACHWCHVMAHESFEDPDVAAAANADFVCIKVDREERPDLDSVYMNATVALTGQGGWPMTCFLTPDGRPFFCGTYYPKPDFLQLLAAVAATWRQRRGEVEEASERIAGELRTMAAGLPAAGSPVRPELCDAAVAAVLGDEDTVRGGFVSGPHAAPKFPPSALLEALLRHHERTGSSESLGAVERTATAMARGGIYDQLAGGFARYSVDAEWVVPHFEKMLYDNALLLRAYAHWARRTGDPLAHRVAGETARFIIDDLGADAMFTSSLDADAAGVEGLTYAWTPAQLRDVLGAEDGDWAAALFAVTEGGTFEHGTSVLQLPADPDDHARYERVRTALRAARSTRPQPGRDDKVVTAWNGLAITALVEAAVALDDTELLEAAAQSAQAIVGLHIVDGRLRRASLGGKVGQSAAILEDHAALATGLLTLHQATGEGSWLQTGLHLADVALAHFADPQRDGHWFDTADDAEQLVLRPADPFDGATPSGASLIAEALQLAAHLAPAATAGRYTAAADATLATAALILDRAPRSGGHWLAVAEAAVRGPIQIAVACEPAHSELLRAARVLAPGGAIVVGGPVDSSELLLDRDRVGGADAAYVCRGRVCDLPVTTSRELAAALARR, via the coding sequence GTGAGTCCGGGGGCTAACGAGCTCGCCGGGGCCACCAGCCCCTACCTGCGCCAGCACGCCGACAACCCGGTGCACTGGCGCCAGTGGACTCCCGCCGCGCTGGCCGAGGCCGCCGAGCGCGACGTGCCGATCCTGCTGTCGATCGGCTACGCGGCCTGCCACTGGTGTCACGTCATGGCCCACGAATCGTTCGAGGACCCCGACGTCGCGGCCGCCGCGAACGCGGACTTCGTGTGCATCAAGGTCGACCGCGAGGAGCGGCCGGATCTTGACTCGGTGTACATGAACGCCACCGTCGCGCTCACCGGCCAGGGCGGTTGGCCGATGACATGCTTCCTCACCCCCGACGGCCGGCCGTTCTTCTGCGGCACCTACTACCCGAAGCCCGACTTCCTGCAGTTGCTGGCCGCCGTCGCGGCGACCTGGCGTCAGCGTCGCGGCGAGGTCGAGGAGGCCTCCGAGCGCATCGCCGGCGAACTGCGGACCATGGCAGCCGGGCTGCCGGCGGCCGGGTCACCGGTGCGGCCCGAGCTCTGCGATGCCGCGGTCGCCGCCGTGCTGGGCGACGAGGACACCGTGCGCGGCGGATTCGTGTCCGGTCCTCACGCCGCGCCGAAGTTCCCGCCGTCGGCACTGCTGGAGGCGCTGCTGCGCCACCACGAGCGCACCGGCTCGTCGGAGTCGCTCGGCGCCGTCGAGCGCACGGCGACGGCGATGGCCCGTGGCGGCATCTACGACCAGCTCGCCGGCGGCTTCGCGCGCTACAGCGTGGACGCCGAGTGGGTGGTGCCGCACTTCGAGAAGATGCTCTACGACAACGCGCTGCTGCTGCGCGCATACGCGCACTGGGCGCGCCGCACCGGCGACCCGCTCGCACACCGGGTGGCCGGTGAGACGGCCCGGTTCATCATCGACGACCTGGGTGCCGACGCGATGTTCACCTCGTCGCTCGACGCTGACGCCGCCGGCGTGGAAGGCCTCACCTACGCATGGACGCCCGCCCAGCTGCGCGACGTGCTCGGCGCGGAGGACGGGGATTGGGCTGCAGCTCTTTTCGCCGTGACAGAGGGCGGGACGTTCGAGCACGGGACGTCGGTTCTGCAGTTGCCCGCCGATCCCGACGACCATGCCCGCTACGAGCGGGTGCGGACCGCGCTACGGGCCGCGCGATCGACGCGTCCGCAACCCGGCCGCGACGACAAGGTCGTCACCGCGTGGAACGGGCTGGCGATCACTGCGCTCGTCGAAGCCGCCGTCGCTCTCGACGACACCGAACTGCTCGAGGCGGCAGCGCAATCCGCGCAGGCGATCGTCGGCCTGCACATCGTCGACGGCCGGCTGCGGCGGGCCAGCCTCGGTGGAAAGGTGGGGCAGAGCGCGGCGATCCTCGAGGACCATGCCGCGCTGGCCACCGGACTGCTCACCCTGCATCAGGCGACCGGTGAAGGGTCCTGGCTGCAGACCGGTCTGCACCTGGCCGACGTGGCGCTCGCTCATTTCGCCGACCCGCAGCGAGACGGGCACTGGTTCGACACCGCCGACGACGCCGAGCAGCTCGTGCTGCGGCCCGCGGATCCCTTCGACGGCGCCACACCGTCGGGTGCCTCGCTGATCGCGGAGGCACTGCAGCTGGCCGCCCACCTGGCACCGGCCGCGACGGCCGGGCGGTACACCGCGGCCGCGGACGCCACGTTGGCCACGGCCGCGCTGATCCTCGACCGGGCGCCCCGCTCCGGTGGACACTGGCTGGCGGTGGCCGAGGCCGCCGTCCGCGGACCGATCCAGATCGCGGTGGCGTGCGAACCGGCGCACTCCGAATTGCTGCGCGCCGCACGGGTACTGGCACCCGGCGGGGCGATCGTGGTGGGCGGCCCTGTCGACTCGTCGGAATTGCTGCTCGACCGCGACCGGGTGGGCGGCGCAGACGCCGCCTACGTGTGCCGCGGCCGGGTGTGCGATCTGCCGGTGACCACCAGCCGGGAACTCGCCGCGGCGCTCGCGCGCCGGTAG
- a CDS encoding DUF4307 domain-containing protein, with amino-acid sequence MIERPAARYGRQRVSRRTRRLVVAVLAAGVVVAGVVVAIVAAQRLGPQDVEGELGAYRLIDDRTVEVTLSVTRQHPSQPAVCIVRARSRDGSETGRREILVPPSEQATVQVTTVVEASRPPAVGDVYGCGLDVPPYLVAP; translated from the coding sequence ATGATCGAACGTCCCGCCGCCCGTTACGGGCGGCAGCGGGTATCGCGCCGGACGCGTCGACTGGTGGTCGCCGTCCTGGCCGCGGGAGTCGTGGTCGCCGGGGTGGTCGTGGCGATCGTGGCCGCCCAGAGGTTGGGCCCCCAGGACGTCGAGGGCGAGCTGGGCGCCTATCGGCTCATCGACGACCGGACCGTCGAGGTGACGCTCAGCGTCACTCGGCAGCACCCGTCGCAACCCGCGGTGTGCATCGTGCGGGCCCGCTCCAGGGACGGCAGCGAGACCGGCCGCCGAGAGATCCTCGTTCCCCCCTCAGAGCAGGCGACAGTGCAGGTCACCACCGTTGTCGAGGCCAGCAGGCCACCTGCGGTCGGCGACGTGTACGGGTGCGGACTCGACGTCCCGCCCTACCTGGTGGCGCCCTAG
- a CDS encoding GOLPH3/VPS74 family protein: protein MARIAEELLLLLLDNASAQPCLDNPRRERVLAAAVLLDLAHACLIRPAVDGDPAPAGRLVALRRRGPLDPVAEPAFRLLQRRALRPLSAIDKLRGHTEAALLAHLADTGQIGRVELPGKRIGQNYGWPVANRDRAAHSRSQVLSALFDRTPPTPSTAAVITLLHAVDGLGALLSLNDRGWRWVHGRAGEISLGSWVDESPTGLAEVNLAVTAAAIRAALA, encoded by the coding sequence ATGGCGCGCATCGCCGAAGAGTTGTTGCTGCTGCTGCTGGACAACGCGTCCGCTCAGCCGTGCCTGGACAATCCTCGTCGCGAGCGGGTACTCGCCGCCGCGGTGCTGCTCGACCTCGCACACGCCTGCCTCATCCGGCCGGCTGTCGACGGTGACCCCGCGCCGGCAGGACGACTCGTCGCGCTGAGGCGTCGCGGTCCCCTCGACCCGGTCGCCGAACCGGCCTTCCGGCTGCTGCAGCGGCGAGCCCTGCGTCCGCTGTCGGCGATCGACAAACTTCGCGGGCACACCGAGGCAGCGCTGCTCGCCCACCTCGCGGACACCGGTCAGATCGGGCGGGTGGAGCTTCCCGGTAAGCGGATCGGCCAGAACTACGGATGGCCGGTGGCCAACCGCGACCGGGCGGCGCACTCACGCTCGCAGGTGCTCTCGGCGCTGTTCGACCGCACCCCACCGACCCCTTCCACCGCGGCGGTCATCACGCTGCTGCATGCGGTGGACGGGTTGGGTGCGCTGCTCAGCCTCAACGACCGGGGTTGGCGATGGGTGCACGGCAGGGCCGGGGAGATCTCGCTCGGCAGCTGGGTCGACGAATCACCGACGGGGCTGGCCGAGGTGAACCTCGCCGTCACCGCCGCGGCGATACGCGCCGCGTTAGCCTAG